A portion of the Pangasianodon hypophthalmus isolate fPanHyp1 chromosome 20, fPanHyp1.pri, whole genome shotgun sequence genome contains these proteins:
- the rem1 gene encoding GTP-binding protein REM 1, with translation MTLNTQREGREVVRRRASTPIPSSRHGVIHREPQHPPLAQSASYQAGDTKLHLRTHWSSDSEESDSSGYECLYRVILLGDHGVGKSSLASIFAGIQEKDAHSCIGEDMYERTLTVDGEETTLIVMDTWEAEKQEEDEKWVQDYCMQVGNAYVIVYSITDRSSFESASELRIQLRRIRQAENIPIILVGNKSDLVRCREVAVEEGRACAVVFDCKFIETSASLNHNVQELFEGIVRQIRLRRDSKETNEHRRSIYKRKESITKKARRFLDRLVAKNNKKMALKVRSKSCHDLAVL, from the exons atgaCGCTGAACACGCAGAGAGAGGGTAGAGAGGTGGTGAGGAGAAGGGCCAGTACTCCCATCCCCTCCTCTCGGCATGGAGTAATACACAGAGAACCTCAGCATCCTCCACTCGCCCAGTCCGCCTCCTACCAGGCTGGAGACACGAAACTCCACCTGCGAACTCACTGGTCCTCCGACTCAGAGGAGTCCGACAGCTCAGGCTACGAGTGTCTCTACCGGGTCATCCTACTGGGTGATCACGGAGTCGGCAAGTCCAGCCTGGCCAGCATCTTTGCTGGAATACAAGAAAAAGATGCCCACAGCTGCATAGGCG AGGACATGTACGAAAGAACACTGACAGTGGATGGAGAAGAAACCACCCTCATAGTAATGGACACATGGGAAGCAGAAAAGCag GAAGAGGACGAGAAGTGGGTGCAGGACTACTGCATGCAGGTTGGGAATGCGTATGTCATAGTTTACTCCATCACTGACCGCAGCAGCTTTGAGAGTGCATCAGAGCTGCGCATCCAGCTGCGACGCATCCGTCAGGCCGAGAATATTCCCATCATTCTTGTGGGCAACAAGAGTGACCTGGTTCGCTGTCGAGAGGTAGCAGTGGAAG AGGGTCGGGCATGTGCTGTCGTTTTTGACTGCAAATTCATTGAGACATCAGCATCATTGAACCACAATGTGCAAGAGCTGTTTGAAGGCATCGTGAGGCAGATCCGTCTGCGACGGGACAGCAAAGAGACCAACGAGCACCGGCGCTCCATTTACAAGCGCAAGGAGAGCATCACCAAAAAGGCCCGCCGCTTCCTCGACAGACTGGTGGccaagaacaacaaaaaaatggccCTGAAAGTGCGCTCCAAATCCTGCCATGACCTGGCGGTGTTGTGA
- the c20h20orf96 gene encoding LOW QUALITY PROTEIN: uncharacterized protein C20orf96 homolog (The sequence of the model RefSeq protein was modified relative to this genomic sequence to represent the inferred CDS: substituted 1 base at 1 genomic stop codon), giving the protein MLGLVEAGEGHDDGIFLNNRVTAPVYHFPVQVHQYHLQALRESAGQWVVLGSTFPECLQMVLMYLRRSNYYIIFVNEPKGPTPTIVFNGSPDPLKAESVSIIMDNVTITREIVIKMQRKVVEDLEKLCELLQVKSHQMARDIEDTQIHSISSAREFLIQHKNWRTYIEPLRYSCSQAQLKTVKANVANAQAETCALKTYKDQKYPVKALQIAKLKRELGELKKTQLEEPEGMTLLFQGVVANLEMQFYQKQKVLSAIARVSIHSIELKIQYILAKRELSIKIIELEXEDRKLLKNIQKLQLSRPNISWNVFQDIFPKSVSTRGFSVY; this is encoded by the exons ATGCTGGGTCTGGTGGAGGCTGGCGAGGGACATGATGATGGCATCTTCCTCAACAACCGGGTTACAGCACCAGTGTACCACTTCCCAGTTCAG GTACATCAGTACCATCTGCAAGCACTCAGGGAAAGTGCTGGGCAGTGGGTAGTGCTGGGCAGCACTTTCCCTGAGTGCTTGCAGATGGTACTGATGTACCTGAGAAGATCGAATTATTACATCATCTTCGTTAAC GAACCCAAAGGTCCTACACCAACCATAGTGTTCAACGGCTCTCCTGATCCTCTCAAGGCTGAAAGTGTCAGCATTATAATGGACAACGTGACCATTACAAGAGAG aTAGTTATCAAAATGCAGAGAAAGGTTGTTGAGGATCTGGAAAAACTCTGTGAATTGCTTCAAGTGAAGAGCCACCAGATGGCCAGGGACATTGaggacacacaaatacactctaTCTCTAGTGCAAGAGAATTCCTTATCCAACACAAAAACTGGAG AACCTACATAGAGCCTTTAAGG TACTCATGTTCTCAGGCACAGCTGAAGACAGTGAAAGCAAATGTGGCTAATGCCCAAGCAGAGACTTGTGCCCTCAAAACCTACAAAGACCAGAAGTATCCAGTCAAAGCCCTTCAGATTGCTAAACTGAAGAGAGAGCTGGGTGAGCTGAAGAAGACACAGCTG GAGGAACCTGAAGGTATGACGTTGCTGTTTCAGGGAGTGGTGGCTAATTTAGAAATGCAGTTCTACCAGAAACAGAAAGTACTGTCTGCAATTGCCAGAGTATCTATACACAGTATAGAGttgaaaatacaatatattCTGGCCAAGAGGGAATTATCTATT AAAATAATTGAATTGGAGTAGGAGGACAGAAAACTACTCAAGAATATTCAGAAATTACAGCTGTCAAGGCCAAACATTAGTTGGAATgtatttcaagacatttttcCAAAGTCAGTGAGTACAAGAGGATTTTCAGTGTACTAG